The following coding sequences are from one Acidobacteriota bacterium window:
- the cas4 gene encoding CRISPR-associated protein Cas4 has product MKLSQNFSKQLEKVEGMYLTPSEIIEYLYCPRFIYFMNCLNISQHEEQRYKVLLGREIHEGRKRVNRNYLRKKINCTGKDINVYMVSENFHLKGTVDEVLYLEDGTLAPFDYKFAEFKETLYRTHKVQSVLYGLLIKDFYKAEVKKGYICYVRDNYLVKEIPFKEKDFIEAQMIIDEMFSIIQLGFYPKKTKYSIRCVDCCYRNICV; this is encoded by the coding sequence ATGAAATTATCTCAAAATTTTTCTAAACAATTAGAAAAAGTAGAGGGAATGTACTTAACTCCTTCAGAAATTATAGAATATCTTTATTGCCCTCGATTCATATATTTTATGAATTGTTTGAACATTTCCCAGCATGAGGAACAGAGATACAAAGTTTTACTCGGCAGGGAAATCCATGAGGGAAGAAAAAGAGTCAATAGAAATTATCTAAGAAAAAAGATTAATTGTACCGGAAAAGATATCAATGTTTATATGGTTTCTGAAAATTTCCATTTAAAAGGCACTGTAGATGAAGTGTTATATCTTGAGGATGGAACCCTTGCTCCTTTTGACTATAAATTTGCTGAATTTAAAGAAACACTTTATAGAACCCATAAGGTTCAATCTGTTCTATATGGACTTTTAATAAAGGATTTCTATAAAGCTGAAGTGAAGAAAGGCTACATTTGTTATGTTCGGGATAATTATCTTGTGAAGGAAATTCCATTTAAAGAAAAAGATTTTATAGAAGCACAAATGATAATTGATGAGATGTTTTCAATTATCCAATTGGGTTTTTATCCAAAGAAAACTAAGTATTCTATAAGATGTGTGGATTGTTGCTATAGAAATATTTGTGTATAA
- a CDS encoding ERCC4 domain-containing protein: MQTLWVIESTGEKRFPYRLSIKKDDLILLSLRVQDIWPGTKGQIFCMREEGRQWSTPVEEIERVPVLSLKRYGKRLAVILDRAKNKRCDFLFLKKKYKTKEGEYEQIFWRTQKALQERRPKVKLTAKGKDSLHVIIDKSERYPWRFHGCLIEKGQLPVGDYALKGDNSLLAIVERKTFENLTAYFGKLGAFHQILGELETYKHSALVIEASYSDFLNPKKMKFYSPTFAARAIAEIHAFHPKLNIVYTGNRKLANEWTLRFFSAIAFHSEDIPHAKVSEALTEYGVEPYSTGGSYYEVRKIIDEMPEKFTFRMLKDFCQNIPEFTIRKALSDLKKEGKISCENRGKKSYWKKNNETVA, translated from the coding sequence ATGCAAACATTGTGGGTTATTGAAAGTACAGGAGAAAAAAGATTTCCTTATCGTCTGAGTATAAAAAAGGATGATTTGATTCTTCTCTCCCTGAGAGTGCAGGATATATGGCCTGGGACAAAGGGACAGATCTTCTGCATGAGGGAAGAAGGGAGACAATGGTCAACACCTGTTGAAGAGATAGAGAGAGTTCCTGTGTTATCCCTTAAAAGATATGGCAAGAGATTGGCTGTAATCCTGGATAGAGCAAAGAATAAACGTTGCGATTTTTTATTTCTTAAAAAGAAATATAAAACGAAGGAAGGAGAGTATGAACAGATATTCTGGCGAACACAAAAAGCCCTTCAGGAAAGAAGACCTAAAGTAAAGCTCACAGCAAAGGGCAAAGATTCTCTCCATGTCATTATCGATAAAAGTGAGAGATATCCATGGAGATTTCATGGATGTTTAATTGAGAAAGGACAACTACCTGTTGGAGACTATGCATTAAAAGGCGATAATAGTCTTCTTGCAATTGTTGAAAGAAAAACCTTTGAAAACCTTACTGCATACTTTGGCAAACTGGGCGCCTTTCATCAGATCCTCGGTGAGCTTGAGACATATAAACACAGTGCCCTTGTCATTGAGGCATCCTATTCTGATTTTTTAAACCCTAAGAAGATGAAATTTTACTCACCCACTTTTGCAGCCAGAGCAATTGCTGAGATTCATGCATTCCATCCAAAGCTAAACATTGTGTATACTGGAAACAGAAAACTTGCCAATGAGTGGACATTGAGATTTTTCTCTGCTATAGCCTTTCATTCTGAGGACATTCCCCATGCAAAGGTGTCTGAGGCACTAACAGAATATGGAGTAGAGCCTTATTCCACAGGAGGAAGCTATTATGAAGTAAGAAAGATTATAGACGAGATGCCAGAAAAATTTACTTTCAGGATGCTAAAAGATTTTTGCCAGAATATACCTGAGTTTACAATCAGAAAGGCACTCTCAGACCTGAAAAAAGAGGGGAAAATTTCCTGTGAAAATAGAGGAAAGAAGAGTTACTGGAAAAAGAACAATGAAACGGTCGCTTAA
- the cas7d gene encoding type I-D CRISPR-associated protein Cas7/Csc2, with protein sequence MTPLLKEPSILSQGVYLQLVTKIKFLDEAIIRSNDPEEVLTFKYQSLGNRFVIPWRKIKAKLRRLVMEKQRSLNIEPGCHLKDDLCMKCSSCFIFGGTGETSSANVPYNILARILGESFISTSQVGEIQPYTQNAVDEEDLTTGQALMSITPVPKETEFIGVITLKDPTPEIASIIVDNLKRLTRIGARSVEWGRVETTILGFKLSDREALTAYNLIDSKIDGFGKIDDLKLPVVEEAYKTLDEQVKNLIKPLLKKKPEESKE encoded by the coding sequence ATGACTCCTTTATTAAAAGAGCCATCTATTCTTTCACAAGGGGTTTATCTTCAGCTCGTGACCAAAATAAAATTTCTTGATGAAGCCATTATTAGGAGCAATGATCCAGAAGAGGTTTTGACATTTAAGTATCAATCTCTTGGTAACCGTTTTGTTATCCCTTGGCGTAAAATCAAAGCAAAGCTTAGAAGACTTGTTATGGAGAAGCAAAGAAGCCTTAATATTGAACCCGGTTGTCATTTAAAAGACGATTTATGTATGAAATGTTCCAGTTGTTTTATATTTGGTGGAACTGGTGAGACCAGTAGTGCTAATGTACCATATAACATTCTTGCGAGAATACTTGGGGAGTCATTCATATCAACAAGTCAAGTTGGTGAAATCCAGCCATATACGCAGAATGCAGTTGATGAAGAAGACCTTACTACAGGGCAGGCATTAATGAGCATCACTCCTGTTCCTAAAGAAACAGAGTTTATCGGAGTAATAACTTTAAAAGACCCTACACCTGAGATTGCATCTATTATAGTGGATAATTTGAAGAGACTTACGAGAATTGGAGCAAGAAGTGTAGAATGGGGCAGGGTAGAGACAACTATACTTGGATTTAAGCTCTCTGATAGAGAGGCTTTAACGGCATACAATCTAATTGACTCGAAGATTGACGGCTTTGGAAAAATTGATGATTTAAAGTTACCAGTAGTAGAGGAAGCTTATAAGACATTAGATGAACAGGTGAAGAATCTGATAAAGCCTCTGTTGAAGAAAAAACCAGAGGAATCTAAAGAATAG
- the cas1 gene encoding CRISPR-associated endonuclease Cas1 — protein sequence MQLVINTFGSYLRKKENCFLVKNEDKVFEVSVKKVDSILITTSAYISTDAIKLAMDNNIDIIFLDEFGNPYGRVWHSKLGSTTLIRRKQLEMAEKEEGLEIAKEWVIIKFQNQIDFLNKLKITRPEKAEKINEWIFGLEDIIEKLKNLKGTLDEKRGSIMGFEGAGGRIYFDALSYIIPERFKFEGRSRQPAQDEFNCLLNYGYGVLYSMVEKACIIAGLDPYVGFLHTDNYNKKSLVFDLIEMFRALVDQTVVYLFSQRKIKKEYFNEIQNGLTLNKDGKAFLIEALNNNFEKSVRYRGRNIKNRDIIQFECHRIANNLIGA from the coding sequence ATGCAGCTTGTAATTAATACTTTTGGCTCATATCTGAGAAAAAAGGAGAATTGTTTCCTTGTAAAGAACGAAGATAAGGTTTTCGAGGTCTCTGTAAAAAAGGTCGATAGCATACTCATCACTACAAGTGCTTATATTTCAACAGATGCTATCAAGCTTGCAATGGATAATAACATTGACATCATCTTTCTGGATGAATTTGGTAATCCATACGGAAGAGTATGGCATTCAAAGCTGGGAAGCACAACATTAATCAGGAGAAAACAACTTGAAATGGCTGAAAAAGAAGAAGGACTGGAGATAGCAAAGGAGTGGGTCATTATAAAATTTCAGAATCAAATAGATTTCCTCAATAAACTAAAAATAACAAGACCAGAGAAAGCTGAAAAAATCAACGAATGGATTTTTGGACTTGAGGATATAATTGAAAAACTTAAAAACCTTAAGGGAACTCTTGATGAGAAAAGAGGTTCAATCATGGGTTTTGAAGGAGCTGGAGGAAGAATTTATTTTGATGCATTAAGCTACATCATTCCAGAAAGATTCAAATTTGAAGGAAGGAGTCGACAGCCGGCTCAGGATGAGTTCAACTGTCTTTTAAACTATGGCTATGGGGTTCTCTACTCTATGGTTGAAAAAGCTTGCATAATTGCTGGATTGGATCCTTATGTGGGATTCCTTCATACAGATAATTATAATAAAAAATCTCTTGTATTTGATTTAATCGAGATGTTCAGAGCTCTGGTTGATCAGACTGTTGTTTATCTTTTCAGCCAGAGAAAGATTAAGAAAGAATATTTCAATGAGATACAAAATGGGCTTACCCTGAATAAAGATGGCAAAGCTTTTTTAATTGAAGCTCTGAATAATAACTTCGAGAAAAGCGTCCGTTACAGGGGAAGAAATATTAAGAACCGGGATATAATTCAGTTTGAATGTCACAGGATTGCAAATAATTTAATCGGTGCATGA
- a CDS encoding HEPN domain-containing protein, whose product MAEYSDLLMAQIFRKLFELYIKSEYDIEFLTEEEARLALEYAKEILKVYN is encoded by the coding sequence ATGGCTGAATATTCTGATTTATTAATGGCTCAGATATTCAGGAAATTATTTGAGTTGTATATAAAATCAGAATATGATATAGAATTTCTCACGGAAGAAGAGGCAAGGCTTGCTTTAGAATATGCAAAGGAGATTTTGAAGGTATATAATTGA
- a CDS encoding CRISPR-associated endonuclease Cas6: MQINNCILTLITDRPVVDSPTTLRGFIAGKFRNNPFLHNHSEKGFIYTYPKIQYKIIDKIPMILGIGEVSEFVEEILIIEYLNLKNKQYTVIDKKLLRENNSFGVINGMLSYKFLTPWLALDEESFNRYKKRNSGERKKQLESILIGNIISMAKGLEYVITDKIIAKVDVYEVHTSLKGTPMLGFVGTFSVNFEIPDYWGLGKSVSRGFGTVIKIGSVK; the protein is encoded by the coding sequence ATGCAAATTAATAATTGCATTTTAACACTGATAACTGACCGTCCAGTCGTAGATTCACCTACTACACTGAGAGGTTTTATCGCGGGAAAGTTCCGCAATAATCCTTTCTTGCATAATCATTCAGAGAAAGGTTTTATTTATACCTATCCGAAAATTCAATACAAAATAATAGATAAGATTCCTATGATTCTAGGGATTGGTGAAGTTTCTGAATTTGTTGAAGAAATATTAATTATCGAATATCTAAATTTGAAAAATAAACAATATACAGTTATAGATAAAAAACTATTGAGAGAAAATAATTCTTTTGGCGTGATAAATGGAATGCTTTCTTACAAATTCCTCACTCCATGGCTTGCGCTTGATGAAGAGAGTTTTAATCGTTATAAAAAAAGGAATAGCGGAGAAAGGAAGAAACAGTTAGAAAGCATTCTCATAGGTAATATTATTTCTATGGCTAAAGGGCTTGAATATGTAATAACTGATAAGATTATTGCTAAGGTAGATGTTTATGAAGTTCACACCTCTCTCAAAGGCACGCCCATGCTCGGGTTTGTTGGCACATTTTCAGTAAACTTTGAAATCCCGGATTATTGGGGACTTGGAAAATCTGTATCAAGAGGGTTTGGGACGGTAATAAAAATAGGAAGTGTAAAATAA
- the cas2 gene encoding CRISPR-associated endonuclease Cas2, which yields MLVWVVYDIVDTKKRNRISQICKSYGLYRVQKSVFLGTLNRNELDEISIKFLDIIDENVDSVYVFPMCDEDFKKVKLLGQAFDRSLVTDEIISKFF from the coding sequence ATGCTGGTCTGGGTAGTTTACGACATTGTTGATACGAAAAAAAGAAACAGAATCTCTCAGATATGTAAAAGCTATGGACTGTATCGAGTTCAAAAAAGTGTATTTTTGGGCACTTTAAATAGGAATGAGCTTGATGAAATTTCAATTAAATTTCTTGATATTATAGACGAAAATGTTGATTCAGTTTATGTTTTTCCCATGTGCGATGAAGACTTTAAAAAAGTTAAATTATTGGGACAGGCTTTTGACAGGAGTTTAGTAACTGATGAAATTATCTCAAAATTTTTCTAA
- a CDS encoding HD domain-containing protein: MEIKEVKVFLEPQFGYLAKSNGEQLWAHHFAVWNVFRKMGRFIPSLDDREKELLELSCLIHDIGKLREESQKFFRGEGENPRDHKSTIEEVRKYLNKEDLKGILPFELTESDIKFIYDTIKPHHSLSDSDIKEISTDSAGIFTELVRYADWLASMESISPETINKVRQYCDELFDLTYFEVSRFPSPTTFHFLRNIFKEYQSLGWELLLTFDNAALFIGKGLSYPEKEKIIESISKAFFDKSLGIQSAYPKAFTKALLGGLSKVFPAQFMIAANHKNEIIGNLGDVSRKGVQFLRILYDIFSLDSSEFSKIKKNLPKWNTIGACLGTSGHPKAKRQWEKAFGENPPASINTNTLSHLLNILTVKDVIPDEFIADKKYLDDKLSNLKPDNLFILLHKIAEDYEKKMSGSQEMLDYLNSVLSMEEEKDFRKIASEIFERYKTYKKTTDALKGVCERCQCPVSMEAQPALKYKRGVGYGFSQIISKPAGSRATCPMCAYDNMVLREGLGDRNLRIYTRISSKVPELISLYPELDDLVAKVKSGVSAPYQISKLEERKEFRNIPFVKRLKIPIPPEKYRSDTKEILSSEQGILFDIQTLSAKETKNFSPKDMRVRYEPLYHFLNLLGFETSLGTEEQVGLFGESILSTEEEYYKSLSVILLASILEKGQKKYIMAKDLLEKSPSVAITYTSETRGKTNRLKLSPELMERFYEFIYKSGLVIYKTMGGEYKMDNLLNDAVFFANGIPKFCWTQDEWQKWFKSMSKHSIGKPVSQSLNEMLLGRSFDEAFAKFLSHIRENIAKEKSGEAKTDIKELEEFVREAKGIFQRYYDLKKDNITQFIRVKNSLLSAIYVFKRYENLQEVLK, translated from the coding sequence ATGGAAATTAAAGAAGTAAAAGTATTCCTCGAGCCTCAATTTGGTTATCTGGCCAAATCGAACGGTGAGCAGTTGTGGGCTCATCATTTTGCAGTTTGGAATGTTTTCAGAAAGATGGGTCGGTTTATCCCGTCGCTAGACGACAGAGAAAAAGAACTGTTGGAACTCTCATGCTTAATTCACGACATCGGAAAACTGAGAGAAGAAAGCCAGAAATTTTTCAGAGGTGAAGGAGAGAATCCAAGAGACCATAAATCTACCATTGAAGAAGTAAGAAAATATTTAAATAAAGAAGACTTAAAAGGGATATTGCCCTTTGAACTTACCGAATCAGATATCAAATTTATATACGATACCATCAAGCCGCATCATAGCCTATCAGACTCTGACATAAAAGAAATAAGTACTGATTCAGCAGGAATATTTACTGAATTAGTAAGGTATGCCGATTGGCTTGCTTCTATGGAGAGTATTTCACCGGAAACTATTAATAAAGTTAGACAATACTGTGATGAATTGTTTGATCTTACTTATTTTGAGGTCTCAAGATTCCCTTCGCCGACGACATTTCATTTTTTAAGAAACATTTTTAAAGAATATCAATCTTTAGGATGGGAACTTCTCTTAACATTTGACAATGCCGCTTTGTTTATCGGAAAGGGACTTTCTTATCCAGAAAAAGAAAAAATTATAGAAAGTATTTCAAAAGCCTTCTTTGATAAATCACTTGGTATTCAATCGGCTTATCCAAAAGCATTTACTAAAGCCCTTCTTGGTGGACTATCTAAAGTTTTCCCAGCGCAGTTTATGATTGCAGCTAACCATAAGAATGAAATAATTGGAAATCTTGGCGATGTATCAAGAAAGGGTGTGCAATTTTTAAGAATCTTATACGATATCTTTTCTTTAGATTCTTCAGAGTTTTCAAAGATAAAGAAGAACCTTCCGAAATGGAACACTATCGGTGCTTGTCTTGGAACCAGCGGACATCCAAAGGCAAAAAGGCAATGGGAAAAAGCTTTTGGTGAAAATCCGCCAGCATCTATTAATACCAATACTCTGTCACATCTTTTAAACATCTTGACTGTAAAGGATGTGATTCCAGATGAGTTTATTGCAGATAAAAAATATTTAGACGACAAGCTTTCAAATTTGAAGCCAGATAATTTGTTTATACTTTTGCATAAAATTGCAGAAGATTACGAAAAGAAAATGTCAGGTTCACAAGAAATGCTTGATTATTTAAACAGCGTTCTTTCAATGGAAGAAGAAAAAGACTTTAGAAAGATAGCTTCTGAGATATTTGAAAGATATAAAACTTATAAAAAGACAACGGATGCATTAAAGGGTGTTTGTGAACGGTGTCAATGCCCTGTATCTATGGAGGCACAACCTGCATTGAAATATAAAAGAGGGGTCGGCTACGGTTTTTCTCAAATCATATCTAAACCCGCAGGGTCAAGGGCAACGTGCCCTATGTGTGCTTATGATAACATGGTGTTAAGAGAAGGACTCGGAGACAGGAACTTGCGGATTTATACAAGAATCTCTTCGAAAGTGCCGGAGTTAATAAGCCTTTATCCTGAACTTGATGATTTGGTTGCAAAAGTTAAAAGCGGGGTTTCAGCACCTTATCAGATATCTAAACTTGAAGAGAGAAAAGAATTCAGGAATATCCCATTTGTTAAAAGGCTCAAAATCCCAATTCCTCCAGAAAAATATAGGAGCGATACAAAAGAAATCTTATCAAGTGAACAAGGTATATTGTTTGATATTCAGACTCTTTCAGCAAAAGAAACAAAAAATTTTAGCCCTAAAGATATGAGAGTTAGATATGAGCCTCTTTATCATTTCTTGAACCTATTAGGTTTTGAAACTTCTCTCGGCACAGAGGAGCAGGTAGGTCTTTTTGGGGAATCAATTCTAAGTACGGAGGAAGAATACTATAAATCATTGTCAGTTATTTTATTGGCAAGCATTTTGGAGAAGGGACAGAAGAAGTATATTATGGCAAAAGATCTTCTTGAGAAAAGTCCCAGTGTGGCAATTACATACACTTCCGAAACACGAGGAAAAACAAATAGGCTCAAACTTTCGCCCGAACTTATGGAGAGGTTCTATGAGTTTATTTATAAATCTGGCTTGGTTATATATAAAACGATGGGAGGTGAATACAAAATGGATAATCTTTTAAATGATGCCGTCTTTTTTGCTAATGGCATACCAAAATTCTGTTGGACTCAGGATGAGTGGCAAAAATGGTTCAAAAGTATGTCAAAGCATTCTATTGGGAAACCTGTTAGCCAAAGCCTTAATGAAATGCTCCTTGGCAGAAGTTTTGATGAAGCCTTTGCAAAGTTTCTTTCTCATATCAGAGAAAATATTGCAAAGGAAAAATCTGGTGAGGCTAAAACCGATATTAAAGAACTTGAGGAGTTTGTCAGAGAAGCAAAAGGCATTTTTCAAAGGTATTATGATTTAAAAAAAGACAATATAACTCAGTTTATCAGAGTAAAGAATTCCCTTCTTAGTGCAATTTATGTTTTTAAACGATATGAAAACCTTCAGGAGGTGCTAAAATGA
- the cas5d gene encoding type I-D CRISPR-associated protein Cas5/Csc1, whose protein sequence is MKVFKYKIELIDPLFYSKEGLSGAISPKYLHATAINYAVAYSLGINPEAQPYIISEENRGRNTPRYENSLASEAFYFTPGRPIGNIRYISEIAKGEDDNFVKLGYGASTGKAEVLKASQLFSIPPESIFEGFLIVRKEMIFPLIIRLGSFRGKALLNLEEIRVLKEKDKALVAHLVDPLVSKTIRGMMIGMFPYPIIENAVCERCIEIKVDGFSKYIALPDSFDFLENNIKRTPHIAII, encoded by the coding sequence ATGAAAGTTTTTAAATATAAGATAGAGCTAATAGACCCTTTGTTTTATTCTAAGGAGGGTCTTTCAGGAGCTATATCTCCTAAGTATCTTCATGCTACCGCTATTAATTATGCAGTGGCATATTCTTTAGGAATAAATCCAGAAGCTCAGCCCTATATAATTTCCGAAGAAAACAGGGGAAGGAATACGCCTCGATATGAAAACTCTCTTGCTTCAGAAGCCTTTTATTTTACACCTGGCAGACCAATCGGAAATATAAGATATATCTCAGAAATTGCAAAGGGTGAAGATGATAATTTCGTGAAACTTGGTTATGGTGCTTCTACCGGAAAAGCAGAAGTATTAAAGGCATCTCAACTTTTCTCAATTCCTCCTGAAAGTATTTTTGAAGGTTTTTTAATTGTCAGGAAAGAGATGATTTTCCCGTTAATTATCAGGCTTGGCAGTTTTCGTGGTAAGGCACTTCTTAATTTAGAAGAAATAAGAGTTTTAAAAGAAAAAGACAAAGCCTTAGTTGCTCATCTTGTTGACCCACTTGTAAGTAAGACAATAAGAGGAATGATGATCGGGATGTTTCCGTATCCAATTATTGAAAATGCAGTATGTGAAAGGTGCATCGAAATAAAGGTTGACGGGTTTTCAAAATATATTGCCTTACCAGATAGTTTTGATTTTTTAGAAAATAACATTAAGAGAACACCACATATAGCAATTATCTGA
- the cas3 gene encoding type I-D CRISPR-associated helicase Cas3', with amino-acid sequence MNINLKIGPRYVRQNKDGFRPFQRQTLEAIKNSDAILIFVEAPVGSGKSYIIRNLIQDRYFQDTGKRIILTYPTRILMDAQVGAMRKELKDTAIWPDDDFIPNGINIFNYSSNSLFRYLVNKGIDIELNKSELIKQAVIQSRLFSKRSVIITSPDVLHLLINRETYKSSKRLQNYLQGAIVFFDEFHLYVNLSNFLELIKNLLDGIASKVVLLSATPYMSKELSTLNNIYPSLNISFTDSVGNKRDAEFNFPLDIEIRAFKFTKLDLVYENLKELIPSIPKPAAIIFDSVFRLQHIKKKLINTFKQYKFYEWSGLEKAKSFSLDDKSVVIGTSAIEVGIDMDFKSLITEASYWTSAIQRIGRVGRKSNGTVVILTKNDFGWAVKDQTCFERDVFEKSILQEVLRDPSGKLVSGEMFRGDSYNFLLYDIDTKNITPYNEAIFSMFEPEEIVDDWMTLDRHKKQEILKRYGIADTKIKEIIIHDKIFPFWGVGSGRLRDEYFNVTTKYIKEDGELHIIANEHFIFYGA; translated from the coding sequence ATGAATATTAATCTAAAAATAGGCCCTCGGTACGTCAGGCAGAATAAGGATGGATTTAGGCCGTTTCAAAGACAGACTTTAGAGGCAATCAAAAATTCAGATGCGATATTAATCTTTGTGGAAGCACCAGTAGGTTCAGGGAAAAGTTATATCATAAGAAACCTAATACAAGATAGATATTTCCAGGATACGGGAAAACGAATTATTCTTACATATCCAACGAGGATTTTAATGGATGCCCAAGTTGGCGCAATGCGAAAAGAATTAAAGGATACCGCTATATGGCCAGATGATGATTTTATACCCAATGGAATTAATATTTTTAATTATTCCTCTAATTCGTTGTTTAGATATCTAGTTAATAAAGGTATTGATATAGAGCTTAACAAAAGCGAGTTAATAAAACAGGCAGTAATTCAAAGTAGGCTTTTTTCTAAAAGGTCAGTTATTATAACGTCTCCAGATGTTTTGCATCTCCTCATAAATCGCGAGACTTATAAAAGTTCTAAAAGATTACAGAACTATTTACAAGGTGCAATAGTATTTTTTGATGAATTTCATCTGTATGTTAATCTTTCCAACTTTTTGGAATTGATAAAAAATCTTCTGGATGGAATAGCATCTAAGGTAGTATTGCTATCTGCTACGCCATATATGAGCAAAGAACTTTCTACTCTAAACAATATTTATCCGTCACTTAATATTTCCTTTACAGACTCGGTGGGAAACAAAAGAGATGCAGAATTCAATTTTCCTCTTGATATAGAAATCCGTGCTTTTAAATTTACAAAATTAGATTTAGTCTATGAGAACCTGAAAGAATTAATCCCATCTATTCCTAAGCCTGCTGCAATTATATTTGACTCTGTATTCAGACTTCAACATATCAAGAAAAAATTAATTAATACGTTCAAGCAATACAAGTTTTATGAGTGGAGTGGATTGGAAAAGGCCAAGTCATTTTCTCTAGATGATAAATCTGTTGTCATTGGAACTTCAGCTATTGAAGTAGGTATTGATATGGACTTTAAGTCTTTAATAACAGAAGCATCTTATTGGACGTCAGCCATTCAGAGAATAGGTCGGGTCGGCAGAAAATCCAATGGAACAGTTGTGATTCTGACTAAAAATGATTTTGGATGGGCAGTTAAAGATCAAACCTGTTTTGAAAGAGATGTATTTGAGAAAAGTATTTTACAGGAGGTTCTTAGAGACCCTTCTGGCAAATTGGTTTCAGGCGAAATGTTTAGGGGAGATAGTTACAACTTCCTGCTTTATGACATTGACACTAAGAATATCACTCCTTATAATGAGGCTATCTTTTCGATGTTTGAGCCGGAAGAAATTGTAGATGATTGGATGACTTTAGATAGGCATAAAAAACAGGAAATATTAAAGAGATACGGCATAGCAGATACAAAAATAAAAGAAATTATTATTCATGACAAGATTTTCCCCTTTTGGGGTGTTGGAAGTGGAAGATTAAGAGATGAATATTTTAATGTAACTACAAAATATATTAAAGAAGATGGAGAACTTCATATAATAGCAAATGAACATTTCATATTTTATGGTGCATGA